From Streptomyces sp. 6-11-2, one genomic window encodes:
- a CDS encoding nitrate/nitrite transporter, with translation MSSSSSPASLPGDPPGGRRAVAVWSIGVAVYFVAVIFRTSLGVAGLDAADRFHVGASALSTFSILQLLVYAGMQIPVGLLVDRLGTKKVLAIGAVLFTAGQLGFAFSPSYGTALASRALLGCGDAMTFISVLRLGTRWFPVRRGPLVAQLAGLAGMAGNLVSTLVLARLLHGVGWTAAFAGSALAGAVVLVLLVLFLKDHPEGHEPEPLPHLGAAYVRRQIAASWREPGTRLGLWVHFTTQFPAMVFLLLWGLPFLVEAQGLSRADAGELLTLVVVSNMAVGLVYGQIVARHHAARLPLALGTVAATSGIWAVTLAYPGGRAPMWLLIVLCLVLGACGPASMIGFDFARPANPAERQGTASGITNMGGFVASMTTLFAIGVLLDATGDDYRIAFSAVFVLQALGVSQILRLRKRAARRERERLVASRVETVHVPA, from the coding sequence GTGAGCTCCTCGTCCTCGCCGGCCTCCCTGCCCGGTGATCCGCCCGGCGGCCGGCGCGCCGTCGCCGTCTGGAGCATCGGCGTCGCCGTCTACTTCGTCGCCGTCATCTTCCGCACCTCCCTGGGCGTCGCCGGTCTCGACGCCGCCGACCGCTTCCACGTGGGCGCCTCGGCGCTGTCGACGTTCTCGATCCTCCAGCTCCTCGTCTACGCCGGTATGCAGATACCCGTCGGTCTGCTGGTCGACCGGCTCGGCACCAAGAAGGTGCTGGCGATCGGCGCCGTGCTCTTCACGGCCGGCCAGCTCGGCTTCGCGTTCTCCCCGTCGTACGGCACCGCGCTCGCCTCGCGTGCGCTGCTCGGCTGCGGGGACGCCATGACGTTCATCAGCGTGCTGCGGCTGGGCACCCGGTGGTTCCCCGTCCGGCGCGGGCCGCTGGTCGCCCAGCTGGCCGGGCTGGCCGGGATGGCCGGCAACCTGGTGTCCACGCTGGTGCTGGCCCGGCTGCTGCACGGCGTGGGCTGGACGGCGGCCTTCGCGGGCAGCGCGCTGGCCGGGGCGGTGGTGCTGGTGCTGCTGGTGCTGTTCCTCAAGGACCACCCGGAGGGCCACGAACCGGAGCCGCTGCCTCACCTGGGCGCCGCGTACGTACGCCGGCAGATCGCCGCGTCCTGGCGGGAGCCCGGGACACGGCTCGGGCTGTGGGTGCACTTCACCACGCAGTTCCCGGCGATGGTGTTCCTGCTGCTGTGGGGGCTGCCGTTCCTGGTCGAGGCCCAGGGCCTGTCACGGGCGGACGCGGGTGAACTGCTCACGCTCGTCGTGGTGTCCAACATGGCCGTCGGGCTCGTGTACGGGCAGATCGTCGCCCGGCACCACGCGGCGCGGCTGCCGCTCGCGCTCGGCACGGTGGCGGCGACCTCGGGCATCTGGGCGGTGACGCTGGCGTATCCGGGCGGGCGGGCGCCGATGTGGCTGCTGATCGTGCTGTGCCTGGTGCTCGGCGCGTGCGGTCCGGCCTCGATGATCGGGTTCGACTTCGCGCGGCCGGCGAATCCGGCGGAGCGTCAGGGGACGGCGTCGGGCATCACCAACATGGGCGGCTTCGTGGCCTCGATGACGACGTTGTTCGCGATCGGCGTGCTGCTGGACGCGACCGGGGACGACTACCGGATCGCCTTCTCGGCGGTGTTCGTGCTCCAGGCGCTGGGCGTGAGCCAGATCCTGCGGCTGCGGAAGCGGGCGGCCCGGCGGGAGCGGGAGCGGCTGGTCGCCAGCCGGGTGGAGACGGTGCACGTGCCGGCGTGA
- a CDS encoding DUF6458 family protein yields MGLGGCIILIAVGAILTFATDWHMQGVDLHVVGVILMIVGLIGVTTFSSIYRRRRVMVPPTTVVEEDRHHHARDGYGDGYGI; encoded by the coding sequence ATGGGCCTCGGCGGCTGCATCATCCTCATCGCCGTGGGAGCCATTCTCACGTTCGCGACCGACTGGCACATGCAGGGGGTCGACCTGCACGTGGTCGGCGTCATCCTGATGATCGTCGGTCTGATCGGCGTCACGACGTTCAGCAGCATCTACCGGCGCCGCCGCGTCATGGTGCCCCCCACCACGGTCGTCGAAGAGGACCGCCACCACCACGCACGCGACGGCTACGGCGACGGCTACGGCATCTGA
- a CDS encoding M18 family aminopeptidase yields MSTSQRFDRGHTDDLMSFLAASPSPYHAVANTAERLEKAGFRQVCETDAWDGTAGGKYVLRGGAIVAWYVPESAAPHTPFRIVGAHTDSPNLRVKPLPDTGAHGWRQVAVEIYGGPLMNSWLDRDLGLAGRLTLRDGSTRLVNVDRPLLRVPQLAIHLDRQVSAEGLKLDKQRHLQPVWGLGDDVRDGDLIAFLAAEAGLDPGEVAGWDLMTHSVEPPAYLGRDRELMAGPRMDNLLSVHAAAAALTAVTAGTPELPYIPVLAAFDHEENGSQSDTGADGPLLGSVLERSVFTRGGSFEDRARAFAGTVCLSSDTGHAVHPNYADRHDPTHHPRAGGGPILKVNVNNRYATDGSGRAVWVAACEKAGVPFQSFVSNNSMPCGTTIGPITAARHGIRTVDIGVAILSMHSARELCAADDPFLLANALVAFLEG; encoded by the coding sequence ATGAGTACAAGCCAGCGCTTCGACCGCGGCCACACCGACGACCTGATGTCCTTCCTGGCGGCGAGCCCGTCGCCGTACCACGCCGTGGCGAACACGGCCGAGCGGCTGGAGAAGGCCGGCTTCCGCCAGGTCTGCGAGACGGACGCATGGGACGGCACGGCGGGCGGAAAGTACGTGCTGCGCGGCGGGGCGATCGTGGCCTGGTACGTCCCCGAGAGTGCCGCGCCGCACACCCCCTTCCGCATCGTCGGCGCGCACACCGACTCCCCCAACCTGCGGGTCAAGCCGCTGCCCGACACCGGGGCGCACGGCTGGCGCCAGGTCGCCGTGGAGATCTACGGCGGCCCGCTGATGAACTCCTGGCTCGACCGCGACCTGGGCCTGGCCGGCCGGCTCACGCTGCGCGACGGCTCCACCCGCCTGGTCAACGTCGACCGCCCGCTGCTGCGCGTCCCCCAGCTGGCGATCCACCTGGACCGCCAGGTCTCGGCGGAGGGCCTCAAGCTGGACAAGCAGCGGCACCTGCAACCGGTGTGGGGCCTGGGCGACGACGTCCGCGACGGCGACCTGATCGCCTTCCTCGCGGCGGAGGCGGGACTCGACCCGGGCGAGGTGGCCGGCTGGGATCTGATGACGCACTCCGTGGAGCCCCCCGCCTACCTGGGCCGGGACCGGGAGCTGATGGCCGGCCCCCGCATGGACAACCTGCTGTCGGTGCACGCCGCCGCGGCGGCGCTCACGGCCGTCACGGCGGGGACGCCGGAGCTGCCGTACATCCCGGTGCTGGCCGCCTTCGACCACGAGGAGAACGGCTCCCAGTCGGACACCGGCGCGGACGGCCCGCTGCTCGGATCGGTGCTGGAGCGCTCGGTGTTCACGCGCGGTGGATCGTTCGAGGACCGGGCGCGCGCCTTCGCCGGCACGGTCTGTCTGTCCTCCGACACCGGCCACGCCGTCCACCCCAACTACGCCGACCGGCACGACCCGACCCACCACCCGCGTGCGGGCGGCGGTCCGATCCTCAAGGTCAACGTCAACAACCGCTACGCGACGGACGGTTCGGGTCGCGCGGTGTGGGTGGCGGCCTGCGAGAAGGCCGGCGTCCCCTTCCAGTCCTTCGTCTCCAACAACTCGATGCCGTGCGGCACGACCATCGGCCCGATCACCGCGGCCCGGCACGGCATCCGCACCGTCGACATCGGCGTGGCCATCCTGTCGATGCACAGCGCCCGTGAACTGTGCGCCGCCGACGACCCGTTCCTGCTGGCGAACGCGCTGGTGGCGTTCCTGGAGGGCTGA
- a CDS encoding carbon-nitrogen family hydrolase — MRASLIQIAVNEGESVDSRRGRVAALVGEQTGADLVVLPELWTTGAFAFEEFEREAEPLEGPTYEAMAKAASDAGVWLHAGSIPERAVSDGDSAAGSLYNTSLVFSPSGELAAVYRKIHRFGFDKGEAVLMSAGRELVTVPLPDTVLGLATCYDLRFPELFRGLVDAGAQTLVVPAGWPERRRAHWTLLARARAVEDQAFVLACGTAGTHAGVPQAGHSIVVDPWGEVLAEAGPGEEVLTVDFDPARVPATRDQFPALKDRVLGLEPPRRQDGS, encoded by the coding sequence GTGCGCGCCTCGCTGATCCAGATTGCCGTGAACGAGGGTGAATCGGTCGATTCACGGCGTGGGCGGGTGGCCGCGCTGGTGGGCGAGCAGACCGGGGCCGACCTCGTGGTGCTGCCAGAGCTGTGGACCACCGGGGCCTTCGCCTTCGAGGAGTTCGAACGCGAGGCCGAACCGCTGGAGGGTCCCACCTACGAGGCGATGGCCAAGGCGGCGAGCGACGCGGGCGTGTGGCTGCACGCCGGCTCGATCCCCGAACGCGCCGTGTCCGACGGCGACTCGGCCGCGGGCTCCCTCTACAACACTTCCCTGGTCTTCTCCCCCTCCGGCGAGCTGGCCGCCGTCTACCGCAAGATCCACCGCTTCGGCTTCGACAAGGGCGAGGCCGTGCTGATGAGCGCGGGGCGGGAACTGGTGACGGTCCCTCTGCCGGACACCGTCCTGGGCCTCGCGACCTGTTACGACCTCCGTTTCCCCGAACTCTTCCGCGGGCTCGTCGACGCCGGGGCGCAGACCCTGGTGGTCCCGGCGGGTTGGCCCGAGCGCCGGCGTGCGCACTGGACGCTGCTGGCCCGGGCGCGGGCGGTGGAGGACCAGGCGTTCGTGCTCGCCTGTGGAACGGCCGGGACGCACGCGGGAGTTCCGCAGGCGGGTCACTCGATCGTGGTGGACCCCTGGGGCGAGGTGCTGGCCGAGGCCGGCCCCGGCGAGGAGGTCCTCACGGTCGACTTCGACCCGGCGAGGGTGCCGGCCACCCGGGACCAGTTCCCGGCCCTGAAGGACCGGGTCCTCGGCCTGGAGCCGCCGCGCCGTCAGGACGGCTCCTAG
- a CDS encoding acyl-CoA dehydrogenase codes for MGHYKSNLRDIEFNLFEVLGRDKLYGTGPFEEMDADTARSVLEELTRLAENELAESFADADRNPPVFDPETNTAPVPETFKKSYKAFMDSEYWRLGLPEEIGGTTAPPSLIWAYAELILGANPAIWMYSSGPAFARILFEEGTEEQRKIASVAVERTWGSTMVLTEPDAGSDVGAGRTRAVQQEDGSWHIEGVKRFITSGEHDMEENILHYVLARPEGAGPGTKGLSLFLVPKYLFDWETGELGERNGVYATNVEHKMGLKASNTCEMTFGDRHPAKGWLIGDKHDGIRQMFRIIEFARMMVGTKAISTLSTGYLNALEYAKERVQGPDLANFMDKSAPKVTITHHPDVRRSLMTQKAYAEGMRALVLHTAAVQDAIAVKEANGEDASADHALNDLLLPIVKGYGSEKGYEQLAQSLQTFGGSGFLQEYPVEQYIRDAKIDTLYEGTTAIQGQDFFFRKIVRNQGAALNSIAEDIKEFLALGTGGEDLAGAREHLARAAAELEALVGLMLTDLAATEKDVKNIYKVGLNTTRLLLASGDVIVGHLLLKGAAIAAEKLETASSKDRAFYQGKIAAAKFFAANVLPGVTLARKVAQNVDLDLMELDEAAF; via the coding sequence ATGGGGCACTACAAGTCGAACCTCCGCGACATCGAATTCAACCTCTTCGAAGTGCTCGGACGCGACAAGCTGTACGGCACCGGTCCGTTCGAGGAGATGGACGCCGACACCGCCAGGAGCGTCCTGGAGGAGCTGACCCGCCTGGCGGAGAACGAGCTGGCGGAGTCCTTCGCGGACGCCGACCGCAACCCGCCGGTGTTCGACCCCGAGACGAACACCGCGCCGGTGCCGGAGACCTTCAAGAAGAGCTACAAGGCCTTCATGGACTCCGAGTACTGGCGCCTGGGCCTGCCCGAGGAGATCGGCGGCACCACCGCGCCCCCGTCCCTGATCTGGGCCTACGCCGAGCTGATCCTCGGCGCCAACCCGGCGATCTGGATGTACTCCTCCGGCCCGGCGTTCGCCCGCATCCTCTTCGAGGAGGGCACCGAGGAGCAGCGGAAGATCGCCTCGGTCGCGGTCGAGAGGACCTGGGGCTCCACCATGGTGCTCACCGAGCCCGACGCGGGCTCGGACGTCGGCGCCGGCCGCACCAGGGCGGTCCAGCAGGAGGACGGCTCCTGGCACATCGAGGGCGTGAAGCGCTTCATCACCTCCGGTGAGCACGACATGGAGGAGAACATCCTCCACTACGTCCTCGCCCGCCCCGAGGGCGCCGGCCCCGGCACCAAGGGCCTGTCCCTCTTCCTCGTGCCGAAGTACCTGTTCGACTGGGAAACCGGCGAGCTGGGCGAGCGCAACGGCGTCTACGCCACCAACGTCGAGCACAAGATGGGCCTGAAGGCCTCCAACACCTGCGAGATGACCTTCGGCGACCGCCACCCCGCCAAGGGCTGGCTGATCGGCGACAAGCACGACGGCATCCGCCAGATGTTCCGCATCATCGAGTTCGCCCGCATGATGGTCGGCACGAAGGCGATCTCCACGCTGTCCACCGGCTACCTGAACGCGCTGGAGTACGCCAAGGAGCGCGTCCAGGGTCCCGACCTGGCGAACTTCATGGACAAGTCCGCGCCCAAGGTCACCATCACGCACCACCCCGACGTGCGCCGCTCGCTGATGACGCAGAAGGCGTACGCCGAGGGCATGCGCGCCCTCGTCCTGCACACCGCCGCGGTCCAGGACGCGATCGCGGTCAAGGAGGCCAACGGCGAGGACGCCTCGGCCGACCACGCGCTCAACGACCTGCTCCTGCCCATCGTCAAGGGCTACGGCTCGGAGAAGGGGTACGAGCAGCTCGCCCAGTCGCTGCAGACCTTCGGCGGCTCCGGCTTCCTGCAGGAGTACCCGGTCGAGCAGTACATCCGGGACGCCAAGATCGACACCCTGTACGAGGGCACCACGGCCATCCAGGGCCAGGACTTCTTCTTCCGGAAGATCGTCCGCAACCAGGGCGCCGCGCTGAACTCGATCGCCGAGGACATCAAGGAGTTCCTGGCCCTCGGCACCGGCGGTGAGGACCTGGCCGGCGCCCGCGAGCACCTCGCCAGGGCCGCCGCCGAACTGGAGGCCCTCGTCGGCCTGATGCTGACCGACCTCGCCGCCACCGAGAAGGACGTCAAGAACATCTACAAGGTGGGCCTGAACACCACCCGTCTGCTGCTCGCCTCCGGTGACGTGATCGTCGGCCACCTGCTGCTCAAGGGCGCCGCGATCGCCGCCGAGAAGCTGGAGACGGCCTCCTCGAAGGACCGGGCGTTCTACCAGGGCAAGATCGCGGCGGCGAAGTTCTTCGCGGCCAACGTCCTGCCGGGCGTCACCCTGGCCCGCAAGGTCGCCCAGAACGTGGACCTGGACCTGATGGAGCTGGACGAGGCCGCCTTCTAG
- a CDS encoding SseB family protein, with the protein MYGYGQPMDSGAAQQGYVPPQQQMPGGVGGYGQQAPAYPEPSPPSLADAVRAFTTGQLAAEDFQQVFATSKVYCPRGDNPGFLALHNTQQPVIPMFTSLKELRRYAGKESKYFVITGAEVIDLLPTGYGFVLDMEGEHRMVFDAKAVEQMVDFAMRRMYG; encoded by the coding sequence ATGTACGGATACGGCCAGCCGATGGACAGCGGGGCGGCACAGCAGGGGTACGTCCCTCCGCAGCAGCAGATGCCCGGCGGTGTCGGCGGGTACGGCCAGCAGGCTCCCGCCTATCCCGAGCCCTCGCCGCCCTCGCTCGCGGACGCGGTGCGCGCCTTCACCACGGGGCAGCTGGCCGCCGAGGACTTCCAGCAGGTGTTCGCGACCTCCAAGGTGTACTGCCCGCGCGGCGACAACCCCGGGTTCCTGGCGCTGCACAACACCCAGCAGCCGGTGATCCCGATGTTCACCTCGCTCAAGGAGCTGCGCCGGTACGCGGGCAAGGAGTCCAAGTACTTCGTGATCACCGGTGCCGAGGTGATCGACCTGCTGCCGACCGGCTACGGCTTCGTGCTCGACATGGAGGGCGAGCACCGGATGGTGTTCGACGCCAAGGCGGTCGAGCAGATGGTCGACTTCGCGATGCGCCGGATGTACGGCTAG
- a CDS encoding NHL domain-containing thioredoxin family protein, whose translation MNDTAPRRARVRAPELIGKGGWLNTGGKNLTLADLRGKCVVLDFWTFCCVNCLHVLDELRELEEKHRDTVVVVGVHSPKFVHEAEHQAVVDAVERYGVEHPVLDDPELATWKQYAVRAWPTLVVIDPEGYVVAQHAGEGHAHAIERLVEELEAEHGAKGTLRRGDGPYVPPEPEPTTLRFPGKAVLLPSGNFLVSDTTRHQLVELAEDGETVVRRIGQGGRGMTDGGPDRARFQEPQGLALLPDGTVVVADTVNHALRRFDPETGGTTTLAGTGHQWMQGEATSGPAQDVKLSSPWDVAWWNGKVWIAMAGVHQLWAYDPAAATVAVTAGTTNEGLVDGPGAEAWFAQPSGLAATPDRLWLADSETSALRWVDLDGAVHTAVGTGLFDFGHRDGAAGQALLQHPLGVTALPDGSVAVSDTYNHALRRYDPATGEVTTLATDLREPSDAVLVGEDIVVVESARHRLTRLRLPEEAVRVEAVAHRTRRAATEVAPGRLRLDVIFQAPAGQKLDTRYGPSTRLLVSSTPPELLLKGEGADTDLCRELELNPAVSEGVLHVSAMAASCDDDPANEYPACHVHQQDWGVPVRLTEGATDRLPLVLAGMDETAAG comes from the coding sequence ATGAACGACACGGCACCCCGACGAGCCCGCGTACGCGCCCCCGAGCTGATCGGCAAGGGCGGCTGGCTCAACACCGGTGGCAAGAACCTCACGCTCGCCGACCTGCGAGGCAAGTGCGTCGTGCTGGATTTCTGGACGTTTTGCTGTGTGAACTGCCTGCACGTCCTGGACGAGCTGCGGGAGCTGGAGGAGAAGCACCGGGACACGGTCGTGGTCGTCGGGGTGCACTCGCCGAAGTTCGTGCACGAGGCGGAGCACCAGGCGGTGGTCGACGCGGTGGAGCGGTACGGCGTGGAGCATCCGGTGCTCGACGACCCGGAACTCGCCACCTGGAAGCAGTACGCGGTTCGGGCCTGGCCGACGCTGGTCGTCATCGACCCGGAGGGCTACGTCGTCGCGCAGCACGCCGGCGAGGGGCACGCGCACGCGATCGAGCGGCTGGTGGAGGAACTGGAGGCCGAGCACGGGGCGAAGGGCACCCTGCGCCGCGGCGACGGGCCGTACGTGCCGCCGGAGCCGGAGCCCACCACCTTGCGCTTCCCGGGCAAGGCAGTGCTGCTGCCGTCCGGGAACTTCCTGGTCAGCGACACCACCCGGCACCAGCTGGTGGAGCTGGCGGAGGACGGCGAGACCGTGGTGCGGCGGATCGGCCAGGGCGGCCGGGGGATGACCGACGGCGGCCCGGACCGGGCCCGGTTCCAGGAGCCGCAGGGGCTCGCACTCCTGCCGGACGGCACCGTCGTGGTCGCCGACACGGTCAACCACGCCCTGCGGCGCTTCGACCCGGAGACGGGCGGGACCACGACCCTGGCCGGCACCGGACACCAATGGATGCAGGGCGAGGCCACGTCCGGTCCCGCGCAGGACGTGAAGCTGTCCTCGCCCTGGGACGTGGCCTGGTGGAACGGCAAGGTGTGGATCGCCATGGCGGGCGTGCACCAGCTGTGGGCCTACGACCCGGCCGCGGCTACCGTCGCCGTCACCGCCGGGACCACGAACGAGGGGCTCGTCGACGGGCCCGGCGCGGAGGCCTGGTTCGCGCAGCCCTCCGGGCTCGCGGCCACGCCCGACCGGCTGTGGCTCGCCGACTCCGAGACGTCCGCCCTGCGCTGGGTGGACCTCGACGGCGCCGTCCACACGGCGGTCGGCACCGGGCTGTTCGACTTCGGGCACCGGGACGGAGCCGCCGGACAGGCGCTGCTCCAGCACCCGCTGGGCGTGACGGCACTGCCGGACGGCTCGGTCGCCGTCAGCGACACCTACAACCACGCCCTGCGCCGCTACGACCCGGCGACCGGCGAGGTCACGACGCTCGCCACCGATCTGCGTGAGCCCAGCGACGCCGTGCTGGTCGGTGAGGACATCGTGGTCGTGGAGTCGGCCCGGCACCGGCTGACCCGGCTGCGGCTGCCGGAGGAGGCGGTACGGGTCGAGGCCGTCGCCCACCGGACCCGGCGCGCCGCCACGGAGGTCGCCCCCGGCCGCCTCCGCCTGGACGTGATCTTCCAGGCCCCGGCGGGCCAGAAGCTCGACACCCGGTACGGACCGTCGACCCGGCTGCTGGTCTCCTCGACCCCGCCCGAGCTGCTGCTGAAGGGCGAGGGCGCGGACACCGACCTGTGCCGCGAACTGGAGCTGAACCCCGCCGTTTCGGAGGGTGTCCTGCACGTCTCCGCGATGGCGGCCTCGTGCGACGACGACCCCGCGAACGAGTACCCCGCCTGCCATGTGCACCAGCAGGACTGGGGCGTTCCGGTCCGCCTCACCGAGGGCGCGACGGACCGGCTGCCGCTCGTCCTGGCCGGGATGGACGAGACCGCGGCAGGCTGA
- a CDS encoding glycosyltransferase family 2 protein, giving the protein MIPAHNEQDRVAAAIEGLWRQSRRPDLIVVVADNCTDDTARIAVAHGAQVFHTQGNTHKKAGALNQAIAWMLPHLDDRDLLLVQDADTVLNPWFAETALATFNRKVGAVGGVFYGEEGGGLLGLLQRMEFHRYAWELERTGGKAQVLTGTGTMFRARVLREVRAARRAGVIGGGNGYYSLASLTEDDEMTKAVKTLGYRAMSPAGCAVTTEVMPTLGKLWHQRLRWQRGALENLRDYGWTRVTARYFLQQFLMGFGALSFLVYLTFMITSITLYGPPGLSPVWTSIGLIFVVEKVVSVRRAGPLPMLVALLMIPEMLYDLFQHAVYFCSLWGLLRRSEEKWVAT; this is encoded by the coding sequence CTGATCCCCGCCCACAACGAGCAGGACCGCGTCGCCGCCGCGATCGAGGGTCTGTGGCGGCAGAGCCGGCGGCCGGACCTGATCGTGGTCGTCGCCGACAACTGCACCGACGACACCGCCCGGATCGCCGTCGCGCACGGCGCGCAGGTCTTCCACACCCAGGGCAACACGCACAAGAAGGCGGGCGCCCTCAACCAGGCCATCGCCTGGATGCTGCCCCACCTCGACGACCGGGACCTGCTGCTGGTGCAGGACGCCGACACCGTGCTCAACCCGTGGTTCGCCGAGACCGCCCTGGCCACCTTCAACCGCAAGGTCGGCGCCGTCGGCGGGGTCTTCTACGGCGAGGAGGGCGGCGGCCTGCTGGGTCTGCTCCAGCGCATGGAGTTCCACCGCTACGCCTGGGAGCTGGAACGCACCGGGGGCAAGGCCCAGGTGCTCACCGGCACCGGCACCATGTTCCGGGCCCGGGTGCTGCGCGAGGTGCGGGCGGCCCGCCGCGCCGGCGTCATCGGCGGCGGCAACGGCTACTACAGCCTCGCCTCCCTCACCGAGGACGACGAGATGACCAAGGCGGTCAAGACCCTCGGCTACCGCGCCATGTCCCCGGCGGGCTGCGCGGTCACCACCGAGGTCATGCCGACCCTGGGCAAGCTGTGGCACCAGCGGCTGCGCTGGCAGCGCGGCGCCCTGGAGAACCTCCGCGACTACGGCTGGACCCGCGTCACCGCCCGCTACTTCCTCCAGCAGTTCCTCATGGGGTTCGGCGCGCTGTCCTTCCTCGTCTACCTGACCTTCATGATCACGTCCATCACCCTGTACGGCCCGCCGGGCCTGTCACCGGTGTGGACCTCGATCGGCCTGATCTTCGTCGTCGAGAAGGTCGTCTCCGTACGCCGCGCCGGTCCCCTGCCGATGCTGGTGGCGCTGCTGATGATCCCGGAGATGCTCTACGACCTGTTCCAGCACGCCGTCTACTTCTGCTCGCTGTGGGGCCTGCTGCGCCGCAGCGAGGAGAAGTGGGTCGCCACCTGA
- a CDS encoding maleylpyruvate isomerase family mycothiol-dependent enzyme, producing MSLHPTLQPYADAWTHSVEAISELMQPLVEADWNRRTPCPGWSVRDVVSHIIGMDCEMLGDPRPIHALPRDLFHVTNEHQRYMEMQVDVRRHHTSPEMTSELEYTIIRRNRQLRNESRDPGTKMRGPLGAEITLEEAMRYRAFDIWVHEQDLRAALGRPSDLDSPGAHVARDYLLAALPDVVAVKADAPRSSAIVFDVHGPVEFLRTIRVDIQGRGTLETAPALGPAATLALDWETYVRLACGRVTPEAVADRVKTEGDLDLAAAILRNFVVTA from the coding sequence GTGAGTCTGCATCCCACCCTCCAGCCCTACGCCGATGCCTGGACCCACTCCGTCGAGGCGATATCGGAGCTGATGCAGCCCCTGGTGGAGGCCGATTGGAACCGGCGCACCCCGTGCCCGGGCTGGTCGGTCCGCGACGTCGTCTCGCACATCATCGGCATGGACTGCGAGATGCTGGGCGACCCGCGGCCCATCCACGCGCTCCCGCGCGACCTGTTCCACGTCACCAACGAGCACCAGCGCTACATGGAGATGCAGGTCGACGTCCGCCGCCACCACACGTCGCCGGAGATGACCTCCGAGCTGGAGTACACGATCATCCGCCGCAACCGCCAGCTGCGGAACGAGTCCCGCGACCCCGGCACCAAGATGCGCGGACCGCTCGGCGCGGAGATCACCCTCGAAGAGGCCATGCGCTACCGCGCCTTCGACATCTGGGTGCACGAGCAGGACCTGCGCGCGGCCCTCGGCCGCCCCAGCGACCTCGACTCGCCCGGCGCCCACGTCGCCCGGGACTACCTGCTGGCCGCCCTCCCGGACGTGGTCGCGGTCAAGGCGGACGCCCCGCGCAGCTCGGCGATCGTCTTCGACGTGCACGGCCCGGTGGAGTTCCTGCGCACGATCCGCGTCGACATCCAGGGCCGCGGCACCCTGGAGACGGCCCCGGCCCTCGGCCCGGCGGCGACCCTCGCGCTCGACTGGGAGACCTACGTCCGCCTGGCCTGCGGCCGGGTCACCCCGGAAGCGGTCGCGGACCGTGTGAAGACGGAGGGCGACCTGGACCTGGCGGCGGCGATCCTGCGGAACTTCGTGGTGACGGCCTAG
- a CDS encoding LURP-one-related/scramblase family protein has protein sequence MRFLVRDRIFGIGDDYWIEDEHGRKVFLVDGKAMRLRDTFELKDAHGRVLINIHQKMLALRDTMVIERDGEALAKIRRKRLSLLRNHYRVSMVDGTELDVSGKILDREFAVEYDGELLAVISRRWLSVVETYGVDVVREDADPALVIAVAVCVIHLAEKEREER, from the coding sequence ATGAGATTCCTCGTACGCGACCGGATTTTCGGCATCGGTGACGACTACTGGATCGAGGACGAGCACGGCCGCAAGGTCTTCCTCGTCGACGGCAAGGCGATGCGGCTGCGGGACACCTTCGAGCTGAAGGACGCCCACGGCCGGGTCCTGATCAACATCCACCAGAAGATGCTCGCGCTGCGGGACACGATGGTGATCGAGCGGGACGGGGAGGCCCTGGCGAAGATCAGGCGCAAGCGGCTGTCGCTGCTGCGCAACCACTACCGGGTGTCCATGGTGGACGGCACCGAGCTCGACGTCAGCGGCAAGATCCTCGACCGGGAATTCGCCGTCGAGTACGACGGCGAACTGCTCGCGGTGATCTCCCGGCGCTGGCTGAGCGTCGTGGAGACCTACGGCGTCGACGTCGTACGCGAGGACGCCGACCCCGCGCTGGTGATCGCGGTGGCGGTGTGCGTGATCCACCTGGCGGAGAAGGAACGCGAGGAGCGGTAG